From one Vanessa tameamea isolate UH-Manoa-2023 chromosome 9, ilVanTame1 primary haplotype, whole genome shotgun sequence genomic stretch:
- the LOC113396977 gene encoding zinc finger protein 484-like isoform X3, whose translation MELMVKKHLLSKSKLATIQHRDEGTQFTCVECSAQYDDKEKLELHLFSHYHTYRFLCGVCGTGLKRKEHLDRHMQEHTEYRPHVCPECGKGFKRKEHLNIHSSIHKGNKNLACSLCHKTFYRKDHLQKHLQTHNKHFMEVNINPVSEQELDIKQEPEEYDELQPIITSVTGNAHSESSMEMDDTSESTDQASNNSIGPMIFDSTRPFMCPDCGKSYKRKDHLKIHSWTHKKKEVLCGQCGKAFHTADQMLVHVNLVHLRAHEANNEGVMQLRALLGDQIDIEVLNEAPSLLVPRKKPSPENRPHECPVCHRKFKRKQHLKIHANVHLKQTTAANTVWCSLCNEGFSDNALFESHSCQWSGQDYAENGEYEQAQFSSPHDTKKENNPIEFVEVVVNETNDLQEEANIPIPRRVFVCKFCSKPFKRKDHYKIHLHIHTGIKSFFCPDCGKGFYRKDHLQKHMIVHAKFKTKPRPKKEIPDLFPIDMLAKKDVKPEITIHAPSNTKLRVPLQIKVPYQMVVSLDNGERRAVTVDPQADA comes from the exons ATGGAGTTGATggtgaaaaaacatttattatcaaAGAGCAAGCTAGCGACCATACAACACAGAGACGAAGGGACTCAATTTACATGTGTAGAGTGTTCGGCTCAGTATGATGACAAGGAAAAATTAGAATTGCATCTGTTTTCACATTACCATACATACAGGTTCTTGTGTGGAGTCTGTGGAACTGG ACTCAAACGCAAGGAACATTTAGATAGACACATGCAGGAACACACAGAGTACAGACCGCATGTCTGTCCCGAGTGCGGGAAGGGATTCAAGCGTAAAGAACATCTTAATATACACAGCTCAATTCACAAAGGAAACAAAAACTTAGCATGCTCTCTTTGCCATAAAA CATTTTACCGTAAGGACCATCTCCAAAAGCATTTACAGACACATAATAAACACTTTATGGAGGTTAATATTAACCCAGTCAGTGAACAGGAATTGGATATTAAACAGGAGCCAGAGGAGTATGATGAACTCCAACCGATCATTACAAGTGTAACTGGCAACGCACACAGTGAATCGTCTATGGAg ATGGACGATACAAGTGAATCAACAGACCAGGCCAGCAACAATTCTATAGGGCCTATGATATTCGATAGCACGAGGCCCTTCATGTGCCCAGACTGTGGGAAGAGTTACAAGAGGAAGGACCATCTCAAGATACACAGCTGGACTCATAAGAAAAAGGAGGTTCTATGCGGTCAGTGCGGGAAAG CATTTCACACGGCTGATCAGATGTTGGTTCACGTTAACTTGGTCCACCTCCGAGCCCATGAAGCCAATAACGAAGGTGTGATGCAGCTACGGGCGCTCCTGGGGGACCAGATAGACATCGAAGTGCtc AATGAGGCTCCCTCCCTACTCGTACCGAGGAAGAAACCATCTCCAGAGAACCGCCCTCACGAGTGTCCTGTTTGTCACCGCAAGTTTAAGAGAAAACAGCATCTTAAAATACACGCCAATGTTCATCTCAAGCAGACGACGGCGGCGAATACCGTCTGGTGTTCGCTTTGTAATGAAG GTTTCTCCGATAACGCGCTGTTCGAAAGCCATAGTTGCCAGTGGTCGGGCCAAGACTACGCAGAGAACGGCGAATACGAGCAGGCGCAGTTCAGCTCGCCGCACGACACTAAGAAAGAAAACAACCCGATCGAATTCGTTGAG GTAGTGGTTAATGAAACAAATGACCTCCAAGAGGAGGCGAACATCCCGATTCCGCGACGCGTGTTCGTCTGCAAGTTCTGCTCCAAGCCCTTCAAGAGGAAAGACCACTACAAGATACACCTCCACATACACACCGGCATCAAGTCCTTCTTCTGTCCCGACTGTGGAAAGG GTTTTTATAGAAAGGATCACCTCCAGAAACACATGATCGTACACGCCAAGTTCAAAACGAAACCGCGACCCAAGAAGGAGATCCCTGACCTGTTCCCTATCGACATGTTAGCGAAGAAGGACGTTAAACCCGAGATCACTATACAT GCTCCGTCTAACACAAAGCTGCGTGTACCGCTGCAGATCAAGGTGCCGTACCAGATGGTGGTGTCGCTGGACAACGGCGAGCGACGCGCCGTCACCGTCGACCCGCAGGCCGACGCCTAG
- the LOC113396977 gene encoding zinc finger protein 484-like isoform X2: MENRIEINSNSMELMVKKHLLSKSKLATIQHRDEGTQFTCVECSAQYDDKEKLELHLFSHYHTYRFLCGVCGTGLKRKEHLDRHMQEHTEYRPHVCPECGKGFKRKEHLNIHSSIHKGNKNLACSLCHKTFYRKDHLQKHLQTHNKHFMEVNINPVSEQELDIKQEPEEYDELQPIITSVTGNAHSESSMEMDDTSESTDQASNNSIGPMIFDSTRPFMCPDCGKSYKRKDHLKIHSWTHKKKEVLCGQCGKAFHTADQMLVHVNLVHLRAHEANNEGVMQLRALLGDQIDIEVLNEAPSLLVPRKKPSPENRPHECPVCHRKFKRKQHLKIHANVHLKQTTAANTVWCSLCNEGFSDNALFESHSCQWSGQDYAENGEYEQAQFSSPHDTKKENNPIEFVEVVVNETNDLQEEANIPIPRRVFVCKFCSKPFKRKDHYKIHLHIHTGIKSFFCPDCGKGFYRKDHLQKHMIVHAKFKTKPRPKKEIPDLFPIDMLAKKDVKPEITIHAPSNTKLRVPLQIKVPYQMVVSLDNGERRAVTVDPQADA, encoded by the exons ATGGAAAATCGTATTGAAATTA ATTCAAACTCTATGGAGTTGATggtgaaaaaacatttattatcaaAGAGCAAGCTAGCGACCATACAACACAGAGACGAAGGGACTCAATTTACATGTGTAGAGTGTTCGGCTCAGTATGATGACAAGGAAAAATTAGAATTGCATCTGTTTTCACATTACCATACATACAGGTTCTTGTGTGGAGTCTGTGGAACTGG ACTCAAACGCAAGGAACATTTAGATAGACACATGCAGGAACACACAGAGTACAGACCGCATGTCTGTCCCGAGTGCGGGAAGGGATTCAAGCGTAAAGAACATCTTAATATACACAGCTCAATTCACAAAGGAAACAAAAACTTAGCATGCTCTCTTTGCCATAAAA CATTTTACCGTAAGGACCATCTCCAAAAGCATTTACAGACACATAATAAACACTTTATGGAGGTTAATATTAACCCAGTCAGTGAACAGGAATTGGATATTAAACAGGAGCCAGAGGAGTATGATGAACTCCAACCGATCATTACAAGTGTAACTGGCAACGCACACAGTGAATCGTCTATGGAg ATGGACGATACAAGTGAATCAACAGACCAGGCCAGCAACAATTCTATAGGGCCTATGATATTCGATAGCACGAGGCCCTTCATGTGCCCAGACTGTGGGAAGAGTTACAAGAGGAAGGACCATCTCAAGATACACAGCTGGACTCATAAGAAAAAGGAGGTTCTATGCGGTCAGTGCGGGAAAG CATTTCACACGGCTGATCAGATGTTGGTTCACGTTAACTTGGTCCACCTCCGAGCCCATGAAGCCAATAACGAAGGTGTGATGCAGCTACGGGCGCTCCTGGGGGACCAGATAGACATCGAAGTGCtc AATGAGGCTCCCTCCCTACTCGTACCGAGGAAGAAACCATCTCCAGAGAACCGCCCTCACGAGTGTCCTGTTTGTCACCGCAAGTTTAAGAGAAAACAGCATCTTAAAATACACGCCAATGTTCATCTCAAGCAGACGACGGCGGCGAATACCGTCTGGTGTTCGCTTTGTAATGAAG GTTTCTCCGATAACGCGCTGTTCGAAAGCCATAGTTGCCAGTGGTCGGGCCAAGACTACGCAGAGAACGGCGAATACGAGCAGGCGCAGTTCAGCTCGCCGCACGACACTAAGAAAGAAAACAACCCGATCGAATTCGTTGAG GTAGTGGTTAATGAAACAAATGACCTCCAAGAGGAGGCGAACATCCCGATTCCGCGACGCGTGTTCGTCTGCAAGTTCTGCTCCAAGCCCTTCAAGAGGAAAGACCACTACAAGATACACCTCCACATACACACCGGCATCAAGTCCTTCTTCTGTCCCGACTGTGGAAAGG GTTTTTATAGAAAGGATCACCTCCAGAAACACATGATCGTACACGCCAAGTTCAAAACGAAACCGCGACCCAAGAAGGAGATCCCTGACCTGTTCCCTATCGACATGTTAGCGAAGAAGGACGTTAAACCCGAGATCACTATACAT GCTCCGTCTAACACAAAGCTGCGTGTACCGCTGCAGATCAAGGTGCCGTACCAGATGGTGGTGTCGCTGGACAACGGCGAGCGACGCGCCGTCACCGTCGACCCGCAGGCCGACGCCTAG
- the LOC113396977 gene encoding zinc finger protein 484-like isoform X1 produces the protein MENRIEITDSNSMELMVKKHLLSKSKLATIQHRDEGTQFTCVECSAQYDDKEKLELHLFSHYHTYRFLCGVCGTGLKRKEHLDRHMQEHTEYRPHVCPECGKGFKRKEHLNIHSSIHKGNKNLACSLCHKTFYRKDHLQKHLQTHNKHFMEVNINPVSEQELDIKQEPEEYDELQPIITSVTGNAHSESSMEMDDTSESTDQASNNSIGPMIFDSTRPFMCPDCGKSYKRKDHLKIHSWTHKKKEVLCGQCGKAFHTADQMLVHVNLVHLRAHEANNEGVMQLRALLGDQIDIEVLNEAPSLLVPRKKPSPENRPHECPVCHRKFKRKQHLKIHANVHLKQTTAANTVWCSLCNEGFSDNALFESHSCQWSGQDYAENGEYEQAQFSSPHDTKKENNPIEFVEVVVNETNDLQEEANIPIPRRVFVCKFCSKPFKRKDHYKIHLHIHTGIKSFFCPDCGKGFYRKDHLQKHMIVHAKFKTKPRPKKEIPDLFPIDMLAKKDVKPEITIHAPSNTKLRVPLQIKVPYQMVVSLDNGERRAVTVDPQADA, from the exons ATGGAAAATCGTATTGAAATTA CAGATTCAAACTCTATGGAGTTGATggtgaaaaaacatttattatcaaAGAGCAAGCTAGCGACCATACAACACAGAGACGAAGGGACTCAATTTACATGTGTAGAGTGTTCGGCTCAGTATGATGACAAGGAAAAATTAGAATTGCATCTGTTTTCACATTACCATACATACAGGTTCTTGTGTGGAGTCTGTGGAACTGG ACTCAAACGCAAGGAACATTTAGATAGACACATGCAGGAACACACAGAGTACAGACCGCATGTCTGTCCCGAGTGCGGGAAGGGATTCAAGCGTAAAGAACATCTTAATATACACAGCTCAATTCACAAAGGAAACAAAAACTTAGCATGCTCTCTTTGCCATAAAA CATTTTACCGTAAGGACCATCTCCAAAAGCATTTACAGACACATAATAAACACTTTATGGAGGTTAATATTAACCCAGTCAGTGAACAGGAATTGGATATTAAACAGGAGCCAGAGGAGTATGATGAACTCCAACCGATCATTACAAGTGTAACTGGCAACGCACACAGTGAATCGTCTATGGAg ATGGACGATACAAGTGAATCAACAGACCAGGCCAGCAACAATTCTATAGGGCCTATGATATTCGATAGCACGAGGCCCTTCATGTGCCCAGACTGTGGGAAGAGTTACAAGAGGAAGGACCATCTCAAGATACACAGCTGGACTCATAAGAAAAAGGAGGTTCTATGCGGTCAGTGCGGGAAAG CATTTCACACGGCTGATCAGATGTTGGTTCACGTTAACTTGGTCCACCTCCGAGCCCATGAAGCCAATAACGAAGGTGTGATGCAGCTACGGGCGCTCCTGGGGGACCAGATAGACATCGAAGTGCtc AATGAGGCTCCCTCCCTACTCGTACCGAGGAAGAAACCATCTCCAGAGAACCGCCCTCACGAGTGTCCTGTTTGTCACCGCAAGTTTAAGAGAAAACAGCATCTTAAAATACACGCCAATGTTCATCTCAAGCAGACGACGGCGGCGAATACCGTCTGGTGTTCGCTTTGTAATGAAG GTTTCTCCGATAACGCGCTGTTCGAAAGCCATAGTTGCCAGTGGTCGGGCCAAGACTACGCAGAGAACGGCGAATACGAGCAGGCGCAGTTCAGCTCGCCGCACGACACTAAGAAAGAAAACAACCCGATCGAATTCGTTGAG GTAGTGGTTAATGAAACAAATGACCTCCAAGAGGAGGCGAACATCCCGATTCCGCGACGCGTGTTCGTCTGCAAGTTCTGCTCCAAGCCCTTCAAGAGGAAAGACCACTACAAGATACACCTCCACATACACACCGGCATCAAGTCCTTCTTCTGTCCCGACTGTGGAAAGG GTTTTTATAGAAAGGATCACCTCCAGAAACACATGATCGTACACGCCAAGTTCAAAACGAAACCGCGACCCAAGAAGGAGATCCCTGACCTGTTCCCTATCGACATGTTAGCGAAGAAGGACGTTAAACCCGAGATCACTATACAT GCTCCGTCTAACACAAAGCTGCGTGTACCGCTGCAGATCAAGGTGCCGTACCAGATGGTGGTGTCGCTGGACAACGGCGAGCGACGCGCCGTCACCGTCGACCCGCAGGCCGACGCCTAG
- the LOC113396979 gene encoding uridine 5'-monophosphate synthase, with protein MGTNNKLEELAISLYNIDAVKFGEFMTKIGIKTPVYFDLRVIVSYPDVMDLISVLLYEYALKDKKCDHVCGVPYTALPIATLISVKTKTSMLMRRKEAKSYGTKKVIEGHYKQGDSCLIIEDVVTSGSSVLETVTDLRKEGLKAEEVIVILDREQGGKQNLAVNNVQMKSLFTMTELIDILVKNNKITEESGKDVINYLKNVQAPQSAPEFERILLPYEKRAEFATNSIAKQLFTIMATKKTNLCLSVDLTSSTKILDLLEKVGEHVCLVKTHIDIIEDFTNDFIVRLKQLAQTFNFLILEDRKYADIGNTVSLQYSKGLYQVGEWADCVTAHSLPGEGLLKALNNSNNGLSRGVFLLAEMSSEGNLITKDYTETTVKMAAKYPEIITGFVCQKKETFKDPGLIQLTPGVQLESSKDELGQVYNTPEKVILENGADVVVVGRGIVAAKSPVSEAIIYKDTLWRCYMKRVSGKME; from the exons ATGGGtaccaataataaattagaGGAGTTAGCCATCAGCTTATACAATATAGATGCGGTAAAATTTGGTGAATTCATGactaaaattggaataaaaacGCCAGTTTATTTCGACTTAAGAGTTATTGTAAGCTACCCGGATGTAatg gatCTGATATCTGTTTTACTGTACGAATATGCGCTAAAAGATAAGAAATGTGATCATGTTTGTGGTGTTCCATACACGGCTTTACCAATAGCAACCTTGATTAGTGTGAAAACCAAGACATCTATGTTAATGAGACGGAAAGAAGCTAAGTCTTATGGAACGAAGAAGGTCATAGAAGGTCACTACAAACAAGGTGACTCTTGTCTTATTATTGAAGATGTTGTTACTTCTGGGTCGAGTGTACTGGAAACTGTTACTGATTTAAGAAAAGAAGGTTTAAAGGCTGAGGAAGTAATCGTAATACTTGATAGGGAACAAGGTGGAAAGCAAAACTTGGCTGTAAACAATGTTCAAATGAAGTCTCTATTCACTATGACTGAATTAATTGACATATtagtaaagaataataaaataactgaagAAAGTGGTAAAGATgtgataaattacttaaaaaatgttcaAGCCCCTCAGTCAG CTCCTGAATTTGAAAGAATATTACTTCCTTATGAAAAACGAGCAGAGTTTGCCACAAATTCCATTGCCAAGCAATTATTTACCATAATGGCCACAAAAAAAACCAACTTATGTTTATCTGTTGATCTTACGTCATCAACAAAGATCCTTGATCTTTTAGAGAAAGTTGGTGAACATGTGTGCTTAGTGAAGACACATATTGACATAATAGAAGATTTTACTAATGATTTTATAGTACGCCTAAAGCAGTTGgcacaaacatttaattttttaattttggaagaTAGAAAATATGCTGATATTGGTAACACAGTATCATTGCAATATTCCAAAGGTTTATATCAAGTTGGAGAATGGGCTGATTGTGTGACAGCACATTCACTGCCTGGCGAGGGACTCTTGAAAGCtcttaataattctaataatggTCTCAGTCGAGGAGTTTTCTTATTAGCTGAGATGAGTAGCGAG GGCAACCTCATTACAAAAGACTACACCGAAACAACTGTGAAAATGGCAGCTAAATATCCTGAAATCATCACAGGATTTGTCTGTCAGAAAAAGGAGACATTTAAGGATCCAGGATTGATTCAACTCACACCTGGTGTACAGCTAGAAAGTTCTAAGGATGAACTTGGCCAAGTATATAACACACCAGAGAAAGTTATTTTGGAAAATGGTGCAGATGTTGTTGTTGTTGGAAGAGGCATTGTGGCTGCCAAAAGTCCAGTTTCAGAGGctattatttacaaagataCTCTATGGAGGTGTTACATGAAAAGAGTTTCTGGTAAAATGGAATAa